CGCTTGCGTCGTCTCGACGTGTCTTTTCTGCGGTCGTCGCTGTGTGGTGTGTCCAGGCTGCAGGCGTCAGCTACTTTCGCTTGGAGCTGCGAGCCTATGATATGCCGGCGTGCATTGCGGTCGAGCGCGCCGAAGCGTGGCTCTTTACGCAGGCGGGCATTTATTCGCGGGGGGTGTCTGCGACGCTTGAGCCTTCGGCGttttcgtcgtcgcgcggcgctccgccggcgtctctttGGCGGGCCTCGGGGCTGGAGCCGGagagcgcgtccgcgggggAGGGCGCGACGTATCCGGCCGACGGGGAGACGGTTTTGCTGAGGAGAGATTTCTTCAAGACTTACTACTCGCACAGCCAGGCAGCtggcgcggtcgccggcgagcAAGGATATCCGCCAGCGTCGTCAAGAacagagagggaagaagcggcggcgggaaggagagacgaaCGCAGTGAACGTACGCAGCGCCAGGGTAGCGGCACAAGGCGCAAcgtgcccgcgccgcccgctttTCCTCCAACTGCAGCGACAGGAATCGCCTTCAGCGCAGGCCCTCTGGGTGCGCTTGCCACGAGCGTCCCGGGGGGGGCAGAGGGGAGATGgagggcagcggaggcctcggGAGAAACACGAAATTCCTCTCCAGCGGGCTCGTCGCACGGAGCacgtgcgccgcctgcgggcgccggtCTCTCGCCACAAGCCGAGCGCGCCGAGGACCTCTTCCGCTCCGATGCTTCCTTCTTGGCTGCCGCCTTTGATCCCCGACAACACCGCGGATTCGGCGAGCCGGGCTTTTTTGCCCTCATGGATCCAGAAAGGTTTCAAAAAGCCAAAGACACCGCCGAAAGCGCGCTGCTCATGCTCTACCCGTGGGAGGCTGAACatgtgcagcggcggcgccggagagcACGAAAAAGTGCGAGCGTCGGCTCTGCAGGGCGCGATCCcacccgcgaggcgccccAGGAAGAAGACAGGGAATATTCTCACACAGAAGACAAGCCGCGCGGTGGTGGAGAGCGTGGACCGAAGGGTGACGTCTTCAGAGGAAGACCGTTTATCCCGGCCGACGTACAGATGTTTGTCCATGAAATCCGAAGGAGAAGTTACCTCTTTGCGCGACGTGAACAGGTCGCACGACACATCCAGTAAGGGTCTCACTCGTCTAGCGATGAAGATCCGGGGGGAACTGCATCCGCTTTCCCAGGTTGGAAAGTGAAGGAAGAGAGACCTGACTTCCAATAGGAGAGaacgtcgcgcgcgcgagcggagcaGAGTTGAATAACttgagagacgcgcaggtcTCGTTGTGTTCTCCATACCCCTCGGCACGCTTTTTGTCATCAGCGTCGCAAGGAACCTATCTTCTGCTGCCGCTTTGTGGCGAGAGACTGGAACAGTGTGTCACGAGATCGCGGCCACGCTCGGTCTGCCGTGCGACAGCCGCCTCACTGCTTCAATTATTTTGTGTGGAGTGCGCTGCAGAGGTTTGACGCTGGAAGACGCACAGGACTTTCTCCTCAATTTCGTGATCCTAGCTCCGTGGCTGCTCATCGAGCTAAGCGACTCGCCCACGCTGCTTGATGACGAGGGCTTCAAGCGCGAACCTGGCGCCACGGACGGCATCGGCGGAATGCTCACGGCGGGATCTGAGACCTGTGCGCACACGGAAGACTACTACCTTGACCGCAGCATGCCGGATATGACCACTGTAagcaaggggggggggggagggggggaggggaaaAGGTGCTGGGGATGACCGGCGAAGAGCTAGAAGAAGCATTATGCGTCATTCACATGCTTTGCcatgcctcctcctcctctccgctgggCGACAGAGAGCCCCCGTCCATtcttcggcgcaggcgctggtgGGGTCCGCCGCAAACTGGTAGTCCGTagccgcctcttcgcgttCTCTACCGAGTTGTCAGGGCTGTGCTGAatcagctttttctttcGCGTCCCATGGTTGCTTtcgcagagacgacggcaTACGCGCGATGTGGGACTTGGAGTTCAAGCGCGTGTCTCATTCCTCAGCTGTGTAGGGATGTTGCCTGCGTGCAGCTCGAAACAGGAGGCAGCTCGAATCCTCTCTGGCGACTGCGAAATAGCTGGGTGGATGTCGAAAGTGTCAAGGACTTTCGCAAGGCCGCTACGAAATCATATTCTCTAGGTTCTCCTCTACTATACAGAAGGTAGTGCAAAGGCATCTCCTTGCCTGCAGTAGAGGTGCCCTATAAGTTAACAATTCAACGACGAATTTCCGTCGTAGATTCTGTGGAGCCCTCAGAAGTAGTTGTGCAGCGCATCCCGCAGTACTGCTACAGTGTTTAGCGAATCGTTCGCGAAAACGCGCGACACCTGTGCTCGCAATTGAAGACTTTCGGTTGCACAACAGGCTCTCCGTTTGTAGTCAGCGAATGTCGATGATAAATGTGGAGGCGCCGCTACGGCGGAAGTCGAAAGGTGTTTTGAGTCAAGCTTGGAACTGAATCGGTCGACCAGGTCGTCACTAGAGTCAGGGGCTAACGTGCGACGGATGCCATGGTTTGTGAAGGAGAAGTGACGGCAAGGGGGCGAGCGGACGGCCCTTCCTCCAGGGGAGGCTGACGGGTGTCGAGTTGCGTTCGATACTTTGTGAAAAAGAAAGCTGTTCACCTGCCTGAGAATGCTAGGTTTTCGGCAAAATCTTACGGTAATGTGTGTGAGTAACAACAGGGTAACTTGTGTGCGTCACATGTGGCAGTGGGCTTCACTTGACAATGGATTTCATCGGGATGCAGGAGCTGGATCCTAGTGACTAGACTACTGGTGACGCGCTATAAAAAACACTCAATGATGGGCATTGCATTCGGAAAGTACCCATCTCAAACTTTGTGCCCTGCTTGGCTCGCCCTCGAAACGAGTACAAACATACATGTCGGGGCCCGTTCGAAATGGGACAGCCTCTGTGGGTCCTGACCGAGGGCGGTCAGCCACACAGCCGGTTTAATGTTTGATTGTCGTGAGCAATCGAGAGTCACGGCCGCACTCACACACAAGCAGCATATGACTCTTGCGAGCTgagaaagacgcagaggtGAAAACTTGTTCTCTGTACGTATATACACACCCTATGAAATCCGGCAGTTCAAAAATGTGGCGCATGGGCTGCTAGACCTCGGGATTCCCGACGCTGAGAGACAATAGCGAAACCAACTTCAGTGAAAGGCGCTACATGGAACTCTGCATGGTGGCAGCTCAAGCAGAGGCAACACAAGCGCCGCACGGGCAGATGCCCTAGGGTGTGACCTGAAGACGCGGCACCATCCATGAGACCTGAGAGCTTTAAACCAAGCGGTATGTTTGGCTGAAGAGCGCCACGCCGCCACACCAGGGCTAGCCGTTGCAGCTGCTGGGTAGCCGCTATACGGACTTTTAAAAGGCGTATGGTTGTATAAGCCACCCGTGGCAGGCAGGTGCCACGAGTTGACTGGCACTACGACGGTTGGCGGGTTGAACATGGGCGCCGCACAAAAGATGAATATCTTTTTTACGGCGTATTCAGCTCATCGCAATATACAGTGCATCCTCGAACGAGCGTTCTGTAAGTCGATAAATCTAACGCGAGGACTAAATCTATCGGTGGGAAATTCCGTGTTCCTGCAGTAGCCCTCCCATTCCGACTAGCcctcagcgcctctgcgcaggcacGCGGTGTACATATTTTCCGCATATGCCGAAAAAGGCACTTATAATTCGGAGACGTGAAGCGTGCTGTCGCGTGCAAAAGTGAGTGAGGGCAGCTACAAATGCCTCAGATCGCTATCTCTAGTACTCTGGGGTCAAGGCGAACTCAACTCGAAGTTGTCCGCACCAGTCACCTGTGATTTGAAAAACGCGTGTTTCGCTACTGGACCTGTGAACGGTCGAGTGGCTCCACGCCTGTGTGAAGGCATCTTTCACCAACCTGTTAAAAAATTCAGCGTATTCTTGCTGTTGAAGCAAAGCCTTGGTTCCGTTGCTGATTCCACTCTCGGCTGGTGGTTATCTTTAGGCGAGTACCCGTGCGCAGTTCAGAGTATAAGGCGGTAACCCTCCACTCAAGCGTAGGCGGTTGGttggcgagcgcctcgccggtGTTTCCGTATCCTCTTGACCAATAGAAAAACTCGGACGAGGGCATACGAGCCAGTCCATCGAACAGCTTCTCTTTGGTTTTGAGGTAAGCTCagacagaaaacagaaagGAGCTGAGGCATCGTGAATGTCTCTGTTTCTAGTGCTCGTGCGCGCGAATCTCCGCGTTGCGCCAATTCCTCCCGCCACAACCGCAACTGTTCATCCTGTGCGACAGCTGACGCGCGATAGTGATGGAGAGCAGGCGGCGTGGACATGCATCTTGTCGAAAAACTTGCCACTTTAGAGTAGTGGAGCGTCTAGATAAAAGCAGGGAGAGCTGTCATTAGAGTGTGGTAGGCTGATACGGTGTAGTCTTCTGGCCGATCCGTCAGCTGCTTGCCGCATTTTTTGTATGTCCAGTTTCGCGTGCGTTTTCATGTGGCGGAGCGTGGAACAGCCGCTCACTGCGCGAGTTCCCATCAGGAGCCCCCACGAGGGACGTGCATATCGCGTTCTCCCCTGGGCGCCAGTCATTCAAAAACAAGGCGTCGAGTCGAGTTGTCATTGACGTCAGCCGTGGATGGTCGGCGATGTCTTCCATTATAACATGGTTTCGGTGCCTTTGTTCCCTTCAGCGTTCGGCTTAAGCCGGCGGGCTTGCCTGTTCCAATAACAACGCCCGTTTGTTTTCCCGCCAAGCCAGGCTGTGCTGTCCGCGATGCTCGtgtgtcgcctgcctccgtcgGCGCGAACAAAGCTGTGGCTGACCCTGTACATCTTGCACCCATTTTTTTCTCGAGACAGATTTCAGCGTACGCCATCTTGCAATTCATAAAGCATCGTCAAGCATCTTGTTTGCGCCTTTCCGCTCCTGGACCTGTCTCTGAGTTCCGTCGCTACCACCGGCGCGTGTCTTCAAGCTGTCTGCCAGCTGTTGCACGCCCGGCTTTTGCGTACTGGATTCGTTCTCTTGTATGTATAAAATAAACGCACGCTCTATTTTCGATCTGTGTCATAGTAAGACTATCCCGAGCTTCCTGTACGATTTTCTCCCCCCagtgtctccgcctgctACGCTGCCGGGCTCGACTTTTGCGCAGTTGAAAAGGGGCCGCGTCTTTGGGTCGGCACACCCATCCTTGGAACCGCGCGATCCTTTGAACGGCTGTATAACTGTCTGAGTTCAGGCGTTCTTACTTTTTTTCCTATCAAGGCAAACGCGATTGCTTCAGACCGCTGTTCAGCAGGCTCCGTCGAGCCACGTTGACAGTGAGCTGGGGGATCTCGGTTCTGCCTCGTCTTGCGGCTTACCATTTCTTGCTGTAGAGTGGAAAGCCCTGACGTACATACGTTGTATTTTTCTCTATATTCGATATCTCTGTGCCACTTTCCGCGAGCTTCCGTGCTGTATTCCGCCAACGGATCTCTTTCTCAGGAAGTCGCTACGGCAGCAGACAAAGGAGTCCCGTTGCGCGGATATTGCTTGTAAGAATGGGGGTTTTTCAGGACGCAGTGTCCTGTCGTTTCCACTTGTCTGCATTTTGGCGATACTCAGTGGTCGATGCCTCGCTTCCTAACGGACATAGCTAGCTCCCCCCCAAGAGCATCGTGGTAGCCTGTGTGTTTTGCTGGAGGGGGTGGGGGGTTAACTGCAGACTTGGCCGAGTCAAGATGTTGTCCGGTCCTAGTTGCTACCTCATACCCCTCATTCGGCGCCTGCCATCTGAAGTTCTTTTGAGCGAGAGttctgcgctcgcggcagcgggcACCTGCGCGGTGTCTGCTGTTTGTCGAAATCGCGCGCTGTCAGCGAATCAAGCCCACGCGTCTCCTCCACGGGCCAGCGCTGTTGGTGGTGATCCCTGCGATTTTTCAGACAGGACGTGGCTTGCTAATTTCGTTCTAAAGATCGACTGTCGCCCTGTGTCTCCCGTACCCGTCGTACTGGTTGTCCACGGGGGCGCCCTATCTCTTCTCTTGACTCGTTCTGCCTGGCGCActcggccgccgcagtcTTCGTGCACAGTCCCGTCGGATTTTTCCCCCCCTGGAGCGGtcccgagcggcgcgccacgGTTTCCATCACGTGGCCTGGGCTGTTCGACCGGCCGGCAAGCTTTGCTTTGACTGGTGCGCTGCGTTCACTACTCTGCCGTGTCCTTTGTCTTCATGCTTTCCGCTCGAGTCGAGCGCGTCATGCGTAGCTTGCTACGAGCCATGCGCCGAGTCCGCCAGCCGCCGAGTCGCTCATGCCTGCGGATCTGACAGCCTAGGGCAGACAGGGAACGGCTGCGCGTGAGAGAGCTGTCTTTGCGGCTGTgaggggcggcgcgtgcAGGTTGTGTCGGCGCCCATAGTGCCGAGGAGGCTTTCGAGGGACGAGTTCTCTGCGTGTTCCAGCGCTTGAGTGTGACGCTTGCGCGGTCAAATGGGGCCGCTCCAACCGTTTGTGTCCGAGGCATCGGCTCCTGGTTTCTCTCATGGGTCGCGTGCGCATGTTGTTGTGTCGGCAGAGGACGGACGTCTCTCCAGTCTCCAAACTCGGATTCTTCACAGTGGCTACGGGGCGTGATCGCGATTGGCGATTCGGCTCCAACCCAACTGTCTATTTCTGCTCTCTCCGTGTCGGACTCTGGAAACTCTGTCGCGGACTGCGGACTTTTCTGTATCATCCTTTGCGTTGTCGGCGTTCGAGCGCAGCTGTGCCAGGCGCTGTGGTACGTGTGTTTTCCCAAGCGCCAGGGGCGAGCGACAGTCTGTGACATCGATTTCCGAATTTATCTCCACAGCTGGGCTTCCGGAAACCAAAACGATGGAAAACGAGATGAACGACGGCGCCATTTCGTGCGCATGTGAGCGCTCGCCCCCAGGCCTGCTCAACCTGGGGAAGACCTGCAGCTTCAACGTGCTTCTGCAAGCCCTCGCGTCGACACGGACTTTCTCCAGTCTATACGGCGCGCTCTGGCAAGaacagcagcgcagcggcagtCCATCGGCGTCGCACCTTGAAGAGCTCGTGGCCAGGCaacaggcgctgctgcagcagccgtcCGCGGAGGAATCcgaaggacggcgaggcaTAGGTAGAAGGAGGAGCGCAAGCGCTGGCGGGTCTCCGAAGGGTGGCGCGTTGCGAAGATGGGGACGGAGGACGGCAGtggcagacgaggcggcggctgtcggcagagcggccgcgcctgcacTCAGCGCTGCGAGGACGTAAGAAGGCACAGGCGGCGGCAAGGCTCTTGCTGGATAACGCGATTTGCGGCGTCTTAGCGGacgcggggagggggggggggggggctgggggAGGGTTTGAGGGGTAGATATGTCCGCTCGGTCCCCCCTGCATTTGCTTCCATGCGTGCACGTGCGCCAGTGTGGATGTGTGTTTGCAGACCTCTCAACTACTACATGGCTGAGATTTTAGGGCGCATGCGAGGCAGCGTGTCTGCGGGGGGGCCGGGAGCGTCGGGCGACAGGACTTCGCCGCTCCAGGAGGgagcggccttcgcctcgcccgcgccttcaTGCGTCTCTGTGACCAAAtccgaggagagagagaaggaagcgccggcggcgggagcaACTAGCAGCAAGCCTTCTGTTGGAGGGGAGgaagagggcgccgcgagtcACGAgtgcgccgaggagaagcacCTAatgcgccggcagagacgTATACAGAGACAGCTGCAGACAAAGCGCTGGTGGATCAAGCAAGAGCGCGAGGTTCTTTCCCCCTTCGACTTTGTCGCCCAGATGCGCATGCTCAACATCGATTTTGAACAAGACGTCGAACTGGTGAGTGCCGTCGGTCCACGGTGGTGAGGCCTTCCCTGGGTGCGGGCTTGCCTCCCGAGGGGGCGTGCGAGGCTCTCGTCTCTCGAAAGGGTCATTGAAGGTCGGCGCACAgcgcaggaggccgcagTTTTTTCTCGGTGTGTGTCGTCGCGCCCCAACAAAGATCTGGGTTCGGTGAGCGAGACCGCAGATGATGGCGAGGGTGCGTTCACGTGTGAGTCGGGCGTCGCCGGGCTGAGTCAGGTGTGTCTTCTTCAATAGATTTGTCGCCTCTCGTTTTTTTTAATCGCTGCTGCCAGGACGTCGAAGAAGTGTGGAGGTTTTTAATCGACCAAGTCTTCACGGAGGTGCAGCGTGAGCAGCAGGATTCGCCTCGGTCGtcaagcagctgcgcgtttTTCCCTTCcatccgcgcctctctctcgccggtccgggcagcctcgcccggtgccgccgcctcgcccggtgccgtcgcctcgcccggtgccgtcgcctcgcccgttgccgtcgcctcgcccgttgccgtcgcctcgcctctgcctgtAGACACCTCTTCGCCGAGCAAGGATGAGGAgctggcgccggcagctgcggctgctgaggCAGTTATGTCTGCCcactctctcgcgcctgtgTGGGAgacgtcgtcgccgcgcaaCAACTTCTTTCCCAGTCCCTCTTCGCCCACGCAGGCCGATGAGAAGGCCGatgacgaggcggcgcgatcAGCGTCTCTGCTGGCGTCTACTGCAAGATCTCGCCAgtctcctgcgcgccgcgcgaccaGCAGCGGTCGCCGCACCACCGACCGGTCATGTtcgccctgcgtctcctccgcttcgctctcgGTATCCTCCCGAGGCCTTGGGCTGGCGCCCAGAAGCTGTGCGTCGTTTCCTCGTAGCAGCGAAGATGGGCGAACGCCCTCGCATGCCTCTAGCGACGGCCAGGGGGGCGGAGGTCCTGCGTGTCTGTTTCAGACGGGGTCTCTACccgcgctgtctgcgcgctccagcggctctctcctcctctccgccccgGCTCTGGGTCCGTGCACGTCTTCCCCTTCTCACAGCAtacgacgcggaggcgcgagcgacccTGCGTCACGGCGTGCAGTGGACGCGGCTTCCCTCGTGGGTGGGTacagcgtctcctcctccaggGGCCCTACGCTCCATATGTCTCCCCCTTCGAGGAAGGTGAGCGACGAGAAGGGGGCTCTCAGCGAGAGTTGTGATcgaaggcggaagacgcgagaaggcctcggaagctcgcctgcctccaAGCGCTCTTCGGCGTGTCTGCAGGAAGTGGCAAGTCTGtggagggaggcggaggctgggAAAAAGGACGGTCCCGGGGTGCTGTTCGCcacgccttccgcgtccctGAGGCGGAGGGCAGACGAGAGACAAAGAGGCGGGACGGTGTCCCAaccgtcgtcctcgcccgtCTCCATGTTGTCGCGGTTCACCTCCCCGTTCTTTCTGGCAAGGTCTCAGGGCCACTCGCCCCGGCGGCGGGACGAAGAAGGGCATTTGGCGTTCCAATCACTGCTCGAAGAAGATTTACGCTTtgctgtcgcggcgcctaAAAGCGCCGACGCGATGGCGATGGGGTTGCCAacgggccgccgcagctcgcaggcgcctccgcgtgttCCCTCTCATGGTTCCTCTTCTGGAGTGCAGCCTGACCTCACAAGCCGGTCGCTTCACCCCTGCGGTGGAGGCCACAGCTTCCTCACGCCGCGTGACGAGACTGCGCCTTGCCTGGCGTCTGCACCGACCTTCGCGGACGATAGTCCGCACGCCGGTGACCCTTCCTCACGAGTCTGTGCCGGCGTAAAGTCGGAGTCGGCGCTTCCGgactctgccgcggccgcaccgGAAGCCAAGGCTATCGCGGAACCGAACGAAGTCAAGAGCGAAGTGGAGAACGGCGAGGATACTGACAGGAAATTGGCTGCGCTTGCGCGCAAGCAAAGCATCAAGCTGCTTCTTCGCAAACTCGAGCAAGCGGTCTTGGGGCGCCTCGTCCATGTGCCTGTCCCCTGCGGATGCTGCTGCCAGTGTGGCGCCGAGAAAGCCACTGCGGCGACCCGCAGGCCTCAGggctccaggcgcgcgcgtgaggAACGGTCTACTAGTCCAGAAGGtaggaggacgaggaggaaccTTTCGTCGCCCCGGAAGGGGGAACGGCGGTTGACTGGACCAAGAGATGGAGGCGAAAATCTTTCTCCGGCTGAAAAGGTGCAAAGGCATGAGACTGGCGCCGTGGATAGTGCTCGCTCGCGGTCTGcatctcgccgcgcgtcgccccgtTCCAGTCCCACGTTCCTCGaatctgcgcgccgcgcaccgggcggcgcctgtctctctctctgcggagggGATTCGCGGAGCGCAGGGTCGGCGAGTTCTCGCTTGGCCTCCCCCAGGGCCTCCGCGGTGGACTCGCCTCCCGTTCCAGGGGGTCGCGCCTCCAGAGAATCAGGTCGAGACAGCAGCGTGAAGAGCCCGCATCCCCGTCAGGTCAACGCGTCCTCGGATCTGCCAGTTGTTTCTGCAGGTTCCGTGTTTGCCTCTCCGtttgtctctgcttcgccctctGTTTTTTCGTCGAGCTTCGGCAGCTCCGTGTGTGGCCGGTTCCCCACGCTGCGCTCTCCGGGTCTGTCGAGTCCGCCGGTACCGTGTGGaacagagggcgcggaggacgtgcACGGGGACCAGGGCGATGGCGTGCGCGCCGGGGGACACAACGCGCTCGCGTCCCTCGTGTCTGAAGAagtcttctgcggcgtccTTCCCCTTCGCTTGCCGGAACGCAGCCGCTGGCAGTCGAGCAGGACACGAATCaactccagcagcgcctccctctcctctttgtcgtctccctgccgcgcggccgccgcaccctcgcgcgctcgtgcaccgtccgccgccgccgcggccgcctcgacgAGTGAGGCCTCTGGTCGCAAACTGAGggcagtctccgcgtcgcagcAGCCCATCACGCTGGACGAGTGTGTCTCTCTGGCCTTCCAGCACACGTGTGCAGGCCCGTCGCCGACCACGCCCgatgccggcgccgcggcgcggcgcgtgaggAAACCCGAGGGCGCTGCGAagcttcgccggcgcggcggccgcagacccaaacggaggagaggcgcggccgccgcgaatCAGGACAAGCAGGAGATCGCCTCCAAAGTCGGGAGCGAAGATGGCAACGAGCCTTCTTGCTCTCCAGACGACTCTGCTGCAGGAAGCCAAGAGGTGGCAGTCCGGTCCTCCTCCAAGTTCTGCGACAGGTGCGGCaagctgcgggcgcctcggcggagcTTTTCAGTCGAGGCGTccccgcggtcggcgcgagcgcctgagaacgcggcggagaacaactctggaggcgccgcaggagagcgcggcagacgcaacAGTCGAACTCCGTCGGTTTCCCCACGTAGGTGTATGCCAGCAACCGACGAGCGGCCTCTCAGTGAAGAATCAagccccgccggcgcgtctaCTCCGCATTcgtggcggcggaagcgccagcgagaagtgtctgcgtctccaccACCTACAGCCAGGCTCGTGTGCCAGCGATGCAAGCAAGTTCACACGCGCACGTTCCTTAAGACGCTACCCGAAATCCTCGTCCTCCAGcttccgcgcagcagcatcACGCCTCCTGGGACCTTCGGAAGCGGTGCGCTCAAGGCAttggccgcggcggcggctggcggcggatTCAAAATCAAAGCCCACGTCGACTTCCCGCAGCGACTCGGGGCGGTGATCAAGCCTCATtgcgtcgcttcgcctgccttcaacggcgcgtgcgacgagctgctccaccccggcggcgggagcgcggcggggggcggcggctccgcggacGAGGCTGGAGATCCGCTTGGGACTGAGGCGGCCTTTCAGTGCAGGAAGCGACGGAGGCTCGAGGCGTCTGTCGCGAAAGAGGAAGCGTTCAGCCAGACGGGCCGCGCTCAGCAAGGGGCCCAGAGACAGCGCCGGGGTCGAaccagcgcctcgccttaTCCGTCTCCTTGTcttgcgtctgcggcagacaCGACAACAGTCGCTGCAccaggagacgcggagaaggaaagcCTTGGAGGCCTTCCAGACACGCTCCAGAGAGCCGGCGACGTAGGCGAGTACGTTCTCCGCGCGGTGATCGAACACCAAGGACGCAGCGGCGTGGGCGGGCACTACGTCTGCTTCCGCCGAGGTGCGCCCTGCGACGACTTGGATGGAGGAGGTGCCGCCTCGGAGGACGCGCACAGAAGCGGccgaggcgagaagagcgaagaTCGACCCTTTGCGTTCCCGCT
Above is a window of Besnoitia besnoiti strain Bb-Ger1 chromosome Unknown contig00007, whole genome shotgun sequence DNA encoding:
- a CDS encoding uncharacterized protein (encoded by transcript BESB_075400); its protein translation is MENEMNDGAISCACERSPPGLLNLGKTCSFNVLLQALASTRTFSSLYGALWQEQQRSGSPSASHLEELVARQQALLQQPSAEESEGRRGIGRRRSASAGGSPKGGALRRWGRRTAVADEAAAVGRAAAPALSAARTPLNYYMAEILGRMRASGDRTSPLQEGAAFASPAPSCVSVTKSEEREKEAPAAGATSSKPSVGGEEEGAASHECAEEKHLMRRQRRIQRQLQTKRWWIKQEREVLSPFDFVAQMRMLNIDFEQDVELDVEEVWRFLIDQVFTEVQREQQDSPRSSSSCAFFPSIRASLSPVRAASPGAAASPGAVASPGAVASPVAVASPVAVASPLPVDTSSPSKDEELAPAAAAAEAVMSAHSLAPVWETSSPRNNFFPSPSSPTQADEKADDEAARSASLLASTARSRQSPARRATSSGRRTTDRSCSPCVSSASLSVSSRGLGLAPRSCASFPRSSEDGRTPSHASSDGQGGGGPACLFQTGSLPALSARSSGSLLLSAPALGPCTSSPSHSIRRGGASDPASRRAVDAASLVGGYSVSSSRGPTLHMSPPSRKVSDEKGALSESCDRRRKTREGLGSSPASKRSSACLQEVASLWREAEAGKKDGPGVLFATPSASLRRRADERQRGGTVSQPSSSPVSMLSRFTSPFFLARSQGHSPRRRDEEGHLAFQSLLEEDLRFAVAAPKSADAMAMGLPTGRRSSQAPPRVPSHGSSSGVQPDLTSRSLHPCGGGHSFLTPRDETAPCLASAPTFADDSPHAGDPSSRVCAGVKSESALPDSAAAAPEAKAIAEPNEVKSEVENGEDTDRKLAALARKQSIKLLLRKLEQAVLGRLVHVPVPCGCCCQCGAEKATAATRRPQGSRRAREERSTSPEGRRTRRNLSSPRKGERRLTGPRDGGENLSPAEKVQRHETGAVDSARSRSASRRASPRSSPTFLESARRAPGGACLSLCGGDSRSAGSASSRLASPRASAVDSPPVPGGRASRESGRDSSVKSPHPRQVNASSDLPVVSAGSVFASPFVSASPSVFSSSFGSSVCGRFPTLRSPGLSSPPVPCGTEGAEDVHGDQGDGVRAGGHNALASLVSEEVFCGVLPLRLPERSRWQSSRTRINSSSASLSSLSSPCRAAAAPSRARAPSAAAAAASTSEASGRKLRAVSASQQPITLDECVSLAFQHTCAGPSPTTPDAGAAARRVRKPEGAAKLRRRGGRRPKRRRGAAAANQDKQEIASKVGSEDGNEPSCSPDDSAAGSQEVAVRSSSKFCDRCGKLRAPRRSFSVEASPRSARAPENAAENNSGGAAGERGRRNSRTPSVSPRRCMPATDERPLSEESSPAGASTPHSWRRKRQREVSASPPPTARLVCQRCKQVHTRTFLKTLPEILVLQLPRSSITPPGTFGSGALKALAAAAAGGGFKIKAHVDFPQRLGAVIKPHCVASPAFNGACDELLHPGGGSAAGGGGSADEAGDPLGTEAAFQCRKRRRLEASVAKEEAFSQTGRAQQGAQRQRRGRTSASPYPSPCLASAADTTTVAAPGDAEKESLGGLPDTLQRAGDVGEYVLRAVIEHQGRSGVGGHYVCFRRGAPCDDLDGGGAASEDAHRSGRGEKSEDRPFAFPLTGERGTWSMSQQEVDRIFEEEGVVAFDQTKPQPILIEDPEEDSTPGEEEEDEGTWWEVNDAEVTRTTWDRVRQSQAYILLYERRRPADVCRLRRVPDPGAVASRDSAAASAPSGVSSRPPASSGVAGAPQRGGRSAKRTRAGASEHAAGESALASAAGLDQGERAGRACKRPRTKPAKEEMAFAAVTDTQHKGHSVACAAAEPAPARDLKARTAWGYSSGPRRSRVSKEAGGGTPPRASEGCWAPAGSSASRRRSRLQQGRVDEADAHPAWRGKACEEEKPGTAWGAETNPGGGSGVQEGGGHLQVREVYSASEFLDDSDVDDSIKTFAGATDEDASSRPGRAPIGKLNESRRARRLRRIIMD